A DNA window from Argopecten irradians isolate NY chromosome 10, Ai_NY, whole genome shotgun sequence contains the following coding sequences:
- the LOC138333437 gene encoding DET1- and DDB1-associated protein 1-like isoform X1 yields MFQADFLKGLPSHNESNFTKFHTDSSCKVGVRKPGVYISTKDFPSEQVITTEKTNILLRYLHQQWDKKNVSKKRDSSKASLDSSESTNSPSTKMPRLNSQDEGS; encoded by the exons atgtttcagGCGGATTTTCTCAAAGGCTTACCATCACACAATGAAAGTAATTTTACCAAATTCCACACAGATTCAAGTTGCAAAGTGGGG GTGAGAAAACCTGGTGTATATATATCCACCAAAGATTTCCCATCAGAACAAG TGATAACAACAGAAAAGACCAATATACTGTTACGGTATCTCCACCAACAGTGGGATAAAAAG aatgtCAGCAAGAAAAGAGATTCCAGTAAAGCCAGTCTAGATTCATCAGAATCTACAAATTCTCCTTCTACCAAAATGCCACGTTTAAATTCTCAGGATGAGGGATCCTAA
- the LOC138333437 gene encoding DET1- and DDB1-associated protein 1-like isoform X2, whose amino-acid sequence MADFLKGLPSHNESNFTKFHTDSSCKVGVRKPGVYISTKDFPSEQVITTEKTNILLRYLHQQWDKKNVSKKRDSSKASLDSSESTNSPSTKMPRLNSQDEGS is encoded by the exons ATG GCGGATTTTCTCAAAGGCTTACCATCACACAATGAAAGTAATTTTACCAAATTCCACACAGATTCAAGTTGCAAAGTGGGG GTGAGAAAACCTGGTGTATATATATCCACCAAAGATTTCCCATCAGAACAAG TGATAACAACAGAAAAGACCAATATACTGTTACGGTATCTCCACCAACAGTGGGATAAAAAG aatgtCAGCAAGAAAAGAGATTCCAGTAAAGCCAGTCTAGATTCATCAGAATCTACAAATTCTCCTTCTACCAAAATGCCACGTTTAAATTCTCAGGATGAGGGATCCTAA
- the LOC138333438 gene encoding COP9 signalosome complex subunit 2 encodes MSDEDCMYDDDEEYDLEYSEESNSEPDVDLENQYYNSKALKEDDPRAALESFQKVLELEGKDKGEWGFKALKQMIKINFKLSNYEQMMVRYKTLLTYIKSAVTRNYSEKSINSILDYISTSKQMELLQDFYETTLDALKEAKNERLWFKTNTKLGKLYFDRGDYSKLQRILKQLHISCQTDEGEDDLKKGTQLLEIYALEIQMYTAQKNNKKLKALYEQSLHIKSAIPHPLIMGVIRECGGKMHLREGEYEKAHTDFFEAFKNYDESGSPRRTTCLKYLVLANMLMKSGINPFDSQETKPYKNDPEILAMTNLVSAYQNNDINEFEKILKTNRRNIMEDRFIREHIEDLLRNIRTQVLIKLIKPYTRIHIPFISKELNIDPLEVENLLVSCILDNAIHGRIDQVNLVLELDREAMGTARYNALDKWTAQLQTVHLAVVNKTA; translated from the exons ATGTCGGACGAAGATTGCATGTATGATGATGACGAAGAATATGATTTG GAATACTCGGAGGAAAGTAACTCTGAACCTGATGTTGACTTAGAGAACCAGTATTACAATTCTAAGGCACTAAAGGAAGATGACCCTAGAGCTGCATTGGAGAGCTTCCAAAAG GTGTTGGAGTTGGAAGGCAAAGATAAAGGAGAATGGGGTTTTAAGGCTCTTAAACAGATGATCAAAATCAACTTCAAACTG AGTAATTATGAACAGATGATGGTGAGGTATAAGACACTTTTGACTTATATTAAGTCAGCAGTGACGAGGAATTATTCAGAAAAATCTATCAATTCCATCCTCGACTACATCTCCACATCCAAACAG ATGGAGCTTCTACAAGATTTCTATGAAACAACACTAGATGCCTTGAAGGAAGCTAAGAATGAAAGATTGTGGTTCAAAACCAATACCAAACTAGGCAAGCTTTACTTCGACAGAGGCGACTATTCCAAACTCCAAAGAATTCTGAAACAGTTACACATATCATGTCAG ACAGATGAAGGAGAAGATGACTTGAAGAAAGGAACACAGTTGTTAGAGATCTATGCCTTAGAAATCCAAATGTACACAGCACAgaagaacaacaaaaaattaaag GCTCTGTATGAACAGTCTCTCCACATAAAGTCAGCCATTCCACATCCGCTCATCATGGGCGTCATTAGAG AATGTGGTGGTAAAATGCATTTACGAGAGGGAGAATACGAGAAAGCACACACAGATTTCTTCGAAGCATTTAAGAATTACGATGAATCTGGTAGCCCTAG GCGTACCACTTGTCTAAAGTACCTGGTCTTGGCCAACATGTTGATGAAATCTGGAATTAACCCATTTGACTCCCAGGAAACCAAGCCTTATAAAAACGACCCTGAAATCTTAGCAATGACCAACTTAGTCAG TGCTTATCAAAACaatgatattaatgaatttgAGAAAATTCTGAAAACAAACCGAAGAAATATAATGGAGGACCGCTTCATCAGAGAACATATAGAGG ATTTACTTCGTAACATCCGAACACAAGTGTTGATAAAACTAATTAAACCCTACACAAGAATACACATACCATTTATTTCAAAG GAACTCAACATAGACCCTTTGGAGGTAGAGAACTTACTGGTTTCCTGTATTCTTGACAA TGCCATACACGGGAGGATAGACCAGGTAAATCTGGTATTAGAGCTGGACCGCGAGGCCATGGGTACGGCCAGATATAACGCTCTGGACAAATGGACGGCCCAATTACAAACTGTACATTTAGCAGTGGTCAACAAAACAGCGTGA